A stretch of Henckelia pumila isolate YLH828 chromosome 4, ASM3356847v2, whole genome shotgun sequence DNA encodes these proteins:
- the LOC140867054 gene encoding uncharacterized protein, whose amino-acid sequence MEYMIELVKCECCGLKEDCTQEYIAEVKSKFDGKWLCGLCSEAVRDEASRGKKQFGMDEAVKAHMSFCRKFKSNPAIRVADGMRQMLIRRRSGDLSSSSSSSSSSKKYSKSSNSSQVGDDSKFPCY is encoded by the coding sequence ATGGAGTACATGATTGAATTGGTGAAGTGCGAGTGCTGTGGGTTAAAGGAAGACTGCACGCAGGAATACATCGCGGAAGTGAAGTCAAAATTCGACGGCAAATGGCTGTGCGGTCTGTGTTCCGAAGCTGTGAGAGATGAAGCTAGTAGAGGTAAAAAACAGTTCGGGATGGACGAAGCAGTGAAGGCACACATGTCCTTCTGCCGTAAATTTAAGTCGAATCCCGCGATTCGTGTTGCCGATGGCATGAGGCAGATGCTGATCAGGAGAAGATCAGGTGATCTGTCgtcgtcttcttcttcttcatcttcatccaagAAATACTCGAAATCTTCCAACTCGTCACAAGTCGGAGATGACTCCAAGTTCCCGTGTTACTAA